A single genomic interval of Chitinophaga sp. 180180018-3 harbors:
- a CDS encoding efflux RND transporter permease subunit gives MKLIRSALRHPVTILVAALAIVFFSYLSVRQAKVDIFPRLGLPVVYVAQPYGGLSPEQMEGFVTSYYEYHFLYITGVKYVDSRSIQGAAIIKIEFNEGTDMSQAMAEVVGYVNRARAFMPPGTVPPFITRFDAGSVPVGQLVFSSDSRSLSEISDLALFRVRPMFSTLPGVSAPPPFGGNQKTVLITLDPDKLRSYNLSPDQVVQAVAKSNAVAPAGNVRIGDTTYITPQNSVIESLQDLQNTPLQLGVGPAVYVKDIANVSLGADVTTSYALINGKRSVYIPVTKRADASTWDVVQRVKAALPDMQAAIPADIKVSYAFDQSGYVINSLKSLLFEGGLGAILTGLMVFIFLGDKRSALIVIMTIPLALLTSAILLYLTGQTINIMTLGGLALSVGILVDEATVTMENIHRHMETGKTKARAIADASMEIAGPKLLILLSILAVFVPALFMNGVPRAMFLPLSLAVGFAMIASFILSQTFVPVVSNWLFRESLQEGEKKERKFFSEIKKRYAAAGQRGKNSFQWIAVLFLLASVVLMVLLFIFTGTELFPQTDSGQTQVRLRLPVGTRFERTEDATRALLSLADSIAGKQQIEITSAFIGTQPSSYPVNYIHLWTSGPHESVTKIKLKRGVMPIDIFREKLRAAAAKTIPNAKLSFEPGDIVEQVLNLGSSNPVEIAVVNKNLAEGRKTAEQLVKKLSAISSLRDLQIATPLDYPAIRLELDRVKAGQLGLTTEQITRSTVAATSSSRFTTPNYWLDKATGTAYQVQVQYPEFKMNGTSQLEAIPVSGGVGNSHYLNEVASWKRMVIPGEFDRLNQQRYITITANVYKQDLGTVFKKVNSAITSMGQLPNGAKIILRGQPVLLRETLTSLQFGLLIAVMVIFLVMAVYFQSFRVALTALSVIPAVVAGSLLLLFLTGNSLNIQSYMGAIMAVGVAIANAVLFITNAEQYRKNKIESPQLQAAENRLRPILMTSAAMIAGMIPMASGLSEGGDQTAPLGIAVVGGLIFSAVSVLFFLPHMYQWIVGRRPYKYVSLDPDDEKSTYYDK, from the coding sequence ATGAAGCTAATCCGTTCGGCTTTACGACATCCTGTTACCATTCTGGTGGCTGCTTTGGCCATTGTATTCTTCTCTTACCTGTCCGTCAGGCAGGCCAAGGTGGATATTTTCCCACGCCTCGGATTGCCCGTGGTGTATGTGGCACAGCCGTATGGGGGCTTGTCGCCCGAGCAGATGGAAGGCTTTGTTACATCTTACTATGAATATCATTTCCTCTATATCACCGGCGTGAAATATGTCGACTCCAGGAGTATACAGGGTGCCGCTATTATCAAAATAGAATTTAATGAAGGTACCGACATGAGCCAGGCCATGGCGGAAGTAGTGGGCTATGTAAACCGTGCAAGGGCTTTCATGCCCCCGGGTACGGTACCTCCGTTCATTACCCGTTTTGATGCCGGTAGCGTTCCGGTGGGCCAGCTGGTGTTCAGTTCCGACAGCCGGTCGTTGAGCGAAATATCCGATCTGGCTTTATTCCGTGTACGCCCGATGTTTTCCACACTCCCCGGCGTATCGGCCCCACCGCCGTTTGGGGGAAACCAGAAAACAGTGTTGATTACCTTGGATCCCGATAAACTGCGGAGCTACAACCTGAGCCCCGATCAGGTGGTGCAGGCCGTAGCAAAATCAAATGCAGTGGCGCCTGCAGGGAATGTGCGTATTGGCGATACTACTTATATCACGCCTCAGAACAGCGTGATCGAATCTTTACAGGATCTTCAGAATACGCCACTACAGCTGGGCGTGGGTCCGGCTGTTTATGTAAAAGACATCGCTAATGTGAGTCTGGGTGCGGACGTCACTACCAGCTATGCGCTCATTAATGGAAAACGCTCGGTATATATCCCTGTCACCAAAAGAGCTGACGCTTCTACCTGGGATGTAGTGCAACGTGTTAAAGCCGCATTGCCCGATATGCAGGCCGCCATACCGGCTGATATCAAAGTATCTTACGCCTTTGATCAGTCGGGCTATGTGATCAATTCATTGAAAAGCCTGTTGTTTGAAGGCGGGCTGGGTGCTATCCTGACTGGCCTGATGGTATTCATTTTCCTTGGCGATAAACGGAGCGCGCTCATCGTAATCATGACCATCCCCCTGGCCCTGCTTACTTCCGCGATCCTGTTGTATCTCACCGGACAAACCATCAACATCATGACATTAGGCGGACTGGCCCTGTCCGTGGGTATATTAGTGGATGAAGCAACGGTGACGATGGAAAATATTCACCGGCATATGGAAACCGGGAAAACCAAAGCCCGGGCCATTGCGGATGCGAGTATGGAAATAGCAGGGCCTAAGCTGTTAATTCTGTTGAGTATCCTGGCGGTATTTGTGCCAGCACTCTTCATGAACGGTGTACCCAGAGCGATGTTCCTGCCATTGTCGCTGGCTGTGGGGTTTGCGATGATTGCTTCCTTCATTTTGTCGCAGACGTTTGTGCCGGTAGTATCTAACTGGTTATTCCGGGAATCGCTGCAGGAAGGGGAGAAGAAAGAACGTAAATTTTTTAGCGAGATAAAAAAACGCTATGCCGCCGCCGGCCAACGGGGAAAAAACAGTTTTCAGTGGATAGCTGTGTTATTCCTGCTCGCATCTGTCGTGTTAATGGTGCTGCTGTTTATATTCACTGGTACCGAGCTTTTCCCGCAAACCGACAGCGGACAAACGCAGGTACGTCTCCGGCTGCCGGTAGGTACACGCTTTGAGCGGACAGAAGATGCCACCAGGGCGTTATTATCTCTCGCAGACAGCATTGCAGGTAAACAACAGATAGAAATAACTTCTGCATTTATAGGTACACAGCCGTCGAGTTATCCGGTAAATTATATTCATCTGTGGACAAGCGGCCCACATGAATCCGTTACGAAAATAAAACTCAAACGGGGTGTGATGCCGATTGACATCTTCCGGGAAAAACTACGGGCAGCAGCTGCCAAAACTATTCCGAATGCGAAATTATCGTTTGAGCCGGGCGATATAGTAGAGCAGGTGCTGAACCTGGGTAGCAGCAACCCGGTGGAGATAGCGGTTGTAAATAAGAACCTCGCTGAAGGCCGGAAAACAGCAGAACAATTAGTGAAGAAATTATCAGCTATTTCATCGCTGCGGGATTTGCAGATAGCCACACCGTTAGACTATCCGGCCATCCGGTTGGAGCTGGACCGCGTGAAAGCAGGACAGCTGGGGCTTACCACCGAACAGATTACCCGGTCTACCGTTGCCGCCACTTCTTCCAGCAGGTTTACCACACCTAACTACTGGCTCGATAAGGCTACTGGTACGGCTTACCAGGTGCAGGTGCAATATCCTGAGTTTAAAATGAATGGTACCAGTCAGCTTGAAGCTATACCGGTTTCCGGCGGTGTGGGCAACTCCCACTATCTGAATGAAGTAGCTTCCTGGAAAAGAATGGTGATACCGGGAGAGTTCGACCGGCTGAATCAGCAGCGATATATCACCATCACAGCCAATGTGTATAAACAGGATCTTGGAACGGTGTTTAAAAAAGTAAATAGCGCCATCACCAGTATGGGACAATTACCCAATGGGGCGAAGATTATATTGCGAGGACAACCGGTGTTGTTACGGGAAACGCTTACCAGCCTGCAATTTGGACTGCTGATCGCAGTGATGGTGATCTTTTTGGTAATGGCAGTGTATTTCCAATCGTTCCGGGTGGCACTTACGGCATTGTCTGTCATCCCTGCGGTGGTTGCCGGCTCCCTGTTGTTGCTGTTCCTCACCGGGAACTCACTGAACATACAATCTTATATGGGAGCGATCATGGCGGTAGGAGTGGCCATCGCCAATGCCGTACTTTTCATTACCAATGCCGAACAATACAGGAAAAACAAAATCGAATCGCCGCAGTTACAGGCTGCAGAAAACCGCCTCCGGCCAATTCTGATGACCAGTGCCGCCATGATTGCGGGTATGATCCCTATGGCATCCGGGCTGTCGGAAGGAGGGGATCAAACTGCGCCATTGGGTATTGCCGTTGTAGGTGGGTTAATATTTTCGGCGGTGAGCGTATTGTTTTTCCTGCCCCATATGTACCAGTGGATAGTAGGAAGAAGACCCTATAAATATGTTTCTCTTGATCCAGACGATGAAAAAAGTACTTATTATGATAAGTAA